Proteins encoded within one genomic window of Granulicella pectinivorans:
- a CDS encoding acetyl-CoA C-acyltransferase yields MNEVIIASAVRTAIGKAPRGTLRTTRPDDLAAFAIQGALARIPQLDKAEIEDVILGCAMPEAEQGMNVAKIAAFRAGLPITTSAMTVNRYCASGLQTIALAADRIKGGGGDVILAGGTESMSFVPFGGNKISVNPWLVENYPGSYMSMGLTAERVAAHYGITREAMDQFSYESHQKSLAAQAEGRFDDEIVPIEVVSATPSYDAKGKKSKTKPTTTTFSKDEGPRADTSLEALARLKPVFHAKGTVTAGNSSQTSDGAAAAIVMSRKRADELGIKPLARFVAFAYAGCDPEEMGIGPIYAIPKVLKMAGLTLDDIGVIELNEAFAAQSLAIIKVLGIDPARLNPNGGAIALGHPLGCTGAKLTATLLRDMPRRKAKYGMVTMCVGGGMGAAGIFEAID; encoded by the coding sequence ATGAACGAAGTCATCATCGCATCCGCAGTCCGCACCGCCATCGGCAAGGCCCCGCGCGGCACCCTCCGCACCACGCGCCCGGACGACCTCGCCGCCTTCGCCATCCAGGGCGCGCTCGCCCGCATCCCCCAGCTCGATAAAGCCGAGATCGAAGACGTCATCCTGGGCTGTGCCATGCCCGAGGCCGAACAAGGCATGAACGTCGCCAAGATCGCCGCCTTCCGCGCCGGGCTTCCCATCACCACCTCCGCGATGACCGTCAACCGCTACTGCGCCTCCGGTCTCCAGACCATCGCGCTCGCGGCCGACCGCATCAAGGGTGGCGGCGGAGACGTCATCCTCGCAGGCGGCACCGAGAGCATGTCCTTCGTCCCCTTCGGCGGCAACAAGATCTCCGTCAACCCCTGGCTCGTCGAGAACTACCCCGGCTCCTACATGTCCATGGGCCTCACCGCCGAACGCGTCGCAGCTCACTACGGCATCACCCGCGAAGCCATGGACCAGTTCTCCTACGAGTCCCACCAAAAATCACTAGCCGCCCAGGCCGAAGGCCGTTTCGACGACGAGATCGTCCCGATCGAAGTCGTCTCCGCCACACCGTCCTACGATGCGAAGGGCAAGAAGTCCAAGACCAAACCGACCACAACCACCTTCTCGAAGGACGAAGGCCCCCGCGCCGACACCTCCCTCGAAGCCCTTGCCCGCCTCAAGCCCGTCTTCCACGCCAAGGGCACCGTCACCGCCGGCAACTCCTCCCAAACGAGCGACGGAGCCGCCGCCGCCATCGTCATGTCCCGCAAGCGCGCCGACGAGCTCGGCATCAAGCCCCTGGCCCGCTTCGTAGCCTTCGCTTACGCCGGCTGCGACCCCGAGGAGATGGGCATCGGCCCCATCTACGCCATCCCCAAGGTCCTCAAGATGGCTGGCCTCACCCTCGACGACATCGGCGTCATCGAACTGAACGAAGCCTTCGCCGCCCAGTCGCTGGCCATCATCAAGGTCCTCGGCATCGATCCCGCCCGCCTGAACCCAAACGGCGGAGCCATCGCCCTCGGCCACCCGCTAGGCTGCACCGGAGCCAAACTCACCGCAACCCTCCTCCGCGACATGCCCCGCCGCAAAGCGAAGTACGGCATGGTCACGATGTGCGTCGGCGGAGGCATGGGCGCCGCTGGAATCTTCGAGGCGATCGATTAG
- a CDS encoding acyl-CoA dehydrogenase family protein yields MNFFSMEGYIAYGLSTIAAGLSGCIPLVLYAALEANSAPSPSTTYVFYFATAVLVLCYAVPLVLLASRADFPSLMATIGASATSIFCLYAVAESLRHWLKAPQPPAFRSPNTNNSVPRGNTMATTTAPLSDTKKLISGGAFLITDASPADCVFPEDFTEEQKQIAEMTANFATNEVVPQSDAIEAKDFSITRRLLKEAAELGLTSIDIPEEYGGLGLDKMSSAIVAENISRQGSFSVAFSAHTGIGTLPLVWYGTPEQKAKYLPRIASGELVCAYALSEATSGSDAVNARARAVLSEDGSTYTLNGEKMWISNGGFADLYTVFAKCAVPGEDKEKLTAFLIERGTAGFTNGKEEHKLGIQGSSTTPLILSDCVIPAGNLLGEVGKGHHIAFNILNVGRYKLGNAAVGGAHRSLDTAIKYALDRKAFGKSISEFGLIQEKLANQAVGIFAGEAVCYRTVGLIDQALAGVDKNDTKAIQKQIENYAVECSIVKVWASEMLDMVVDETLQIFAGYGYVEDYPAARAYRDARINRIFEGTNEINRLIITGWLMKSAMSGKLALMPAIKNLMDEVMAGPIEKEEREGPLAEEFDILAQAKKTALFAAGVATQKYMQKIADEQEVMGAIADMIIEVYAMESTLLRAEKFAGKNDIAVAMARLYTAKAMDVVELSARKVIAAAAEGDMLKTQTAILRRLAKHDFIDTIALRRQVAKHMIDAGRYTL; encoded by the coding sequence ATGAACTTCTTCAGCATGGAGGGCTACATCGCGTACGGACTCTCGACCATCGCGGCAGGGCTCAGCGGATGCATTCCGCTTGTGCTCTACGCGGCCTTGGAGGCGAACTCCGCACCGTCGCCGTCCACGACGTACGTCTTCTACTTCGCCACCGCTGTGCTGGTGCTCTGCTACGCCGTGCCGCTCGTTCTGCTTGCCTCGAGGGCGGACTTCCCATCGCTGATGGCTACGATCGGCGCCAGCGCGACCTCCATCTTCTGTCTCTACGCGGTAGCCGAGAGCCTGCGTCACTGGCTCAAGGCACCGCAGCCGCCGGCCTTTCGTTCTCCAAATACAAACAACTCCGTACCCCGAGGTAACACCATGGCCACGACCACCGCGCCCCTCTCCGACACCAAAAAGCTCATCTCTGGCGGAGCATTCCTCATCACCGACGCCTCCCCCGCCGATTGCGTCTTTCCCGAGGACTTTACCGAGGAACAGAAGCAGATCGCGGAGATGACGGCGAACTTCGCCACCAATGAGGTCGTTCCGCAGTCCGACGCGATTGAAGCGAAGGACTTCAGCATCACACGCCGCCTGTTGAAGGAGGCCGCTGAGCTTGGCCTCACCTCCATCGACATTCCGGAGGAGTACGGCGGTCTGGGGCTGGACAAGATGTCCTCGGCCATCGTCGCCGAGAACATCTCGCGACAGGGCTCGTTCTCGGTCGCCTTCTCCGCGCACACCGGCATCGGCACGCTGCCGCTGGTCTGGTACGGCACGCCGGAGCAGAAGGCCAAATACCTGCCGCGCATCGCGTCGGGCGAGCTGGTCTGCGCGTACGCGCTGTCCGAGGCGACCAGCGGATCGGATGCGGTCAATGCCCGCGCCCGCGCCGTGCTCTCCGAAGACGGCAGCACCTATACCCTGAACGGCGAGAAGATGTGGATCTCGAACGGAGGCTTCGCCGACCTCTACACCGTCTTCGCCAAGTGCGCCGTCCCCGGAGAGGACAAGGAAAAGCTCACCGCCTTCCTCATCGAGCGCGGAACTGCCGGTTTCACGAACGGAAAAGAAGAGCACAAACTCGGCATCCAGGGCTCGTCCACCACGCCGCTCATCCTGTCCGACTGCGTCATTCCCGCCGGCAACCTCCTCGGCGAAGTCGGCAAGGGCCACCATATCGCCTTCAACATCCTTAACGTTGGCCGCTACAAGCTCGGCAACGCAGCCGTCGGCGGAGCGCACCGCTCGCTCGACACCGCCATCAAGTACGCCCTCGACCGCAAGGCCTTCGGCAAGTCCATCTCCGAGTTTGGCCTCATCCAGGAGAAGCTCGCGAACCAGGCCGTTGGCATCTTCGCCGGGGAAGCCGTCTGCTACCGCACCGTAGGCCTCATCGACCAGGCGCTTGCGGGCGTGGACAAGAACGACACCAAGGCCATCCAGAAGCAGATCGAAAACTACGCCGTCGAGTGCTCCATCGTGAAGGTGTGGGCCTCCGAGATGCTCGACATGGTCGTCGACGAGACCCTCCAGATCTTCGCCGGCTACGGCTACGTGGAAGATTACCCAGCCGCCCGCGCCTACCGCGACGCCCGCATCAACCGCATCTTCGAGGGCACCAACGAGATCAACCGCCTCATCATCACCGGCTGGCTCATGAAGTCGGCCATGTCCGGCAAACTCGCCCTCATGCCCGCGATCAAAAACCTCATGGACGAGGTCATGGCCGGCCCCATCGAGAAGGAGGAGCGCGAAGGGCCTCTGGCCGAGGAGTTCGACATCCTGGCCCAGGCCAAGAAGACCGCGCTCTTCGCCGCCGGCGTCGCTACCCAGAAGTACATGCAGAAGATCGCCGACGAGCAGGAGGTGATGGGCGCCATCGCCGACATGATCATCGAGGTCTACGCCATGGAGTCCACCCTGCTCCGCGCCGAGAAGTTCGCCGGCAAAAATGACATCGCCGTCGCCATGGCCAGGCTCTACACCGCCAAGGCCATGGACGTGGTCGAGCTCTCCGCCCGCAAGGTCATCGCCGCCGCGGCCGAGGGCGACATGCTCAAAACCCAGACCGCCATCCTCCGCCGCCTCGCCAAGCACGACTTCATCGACACCATCGCGCTGCGCCGCCAGGTAGCCAAGCACATGATCGACGCCGGACGGTACACGCTCTAA
- a CDS encoding Ig-like domain repeat protein, which yields MANPSGLSCTPVVDRSESFARFSAVSGKPLWRALVSSALALVATLAPSVLHAQRVTLSTSVTPLASAASDQAVVPDSAPVTLTVRLAPGAARLAALKQRLADQLNPASAEYHHWLTPQQFAASFGATDEQVAAATQWLNTQALSVSAVSAAHTTLTVTGPAARVESAFAVSLHQLQIGGIAYYANVSQPSLPDDAAALIAGVSGLDNLPPALTLTGSTATDVPGALAAALDANTTPILTLASTACDADVAQADLDTYTALFQQANAQGITVLAASACPTGLGAFPASLGEVTAIALPSATAAANPVLVEARPPWQAAPGLPADQLRHEPDLTSTSVSAFSQALSTIALSAGGRLGNVNATLYDLAPIAGLYTQTDGATDTWEPATGLGLVDLDKLIQVYPRGTGSSFTGIAASNYAPVYGSSVTFTGTVTSGTGGAIPTGTVTFTTSTGTTLGSGALNASGVATYSNSTLPTGTTTVTANYSGDTTYATSKSPTAAVFVTQYPLVLTATVSTGTTVGSTYTVTVNTTTGNGGSVETIGTPTGTVTVTLSGTTTSYTGAWQATGPSTASATISIPASIVGTSSLLISCAGDATFYCPNPITTTVTVGKATPVLTFSYTPNPAVSGAAIAFTASLPAVGTAAVPTGNVRFFDNGTLINAGTLASGTVQATGTDITAATHTITATYDGDANYVTVTKIATGSGVTSTAVTPSATKNTGQAFSFTATITPAALISSTLPTGSVIFYDGTTALGTGTITGTAASINVASLSTTVAHTITAVYSGDGLYAPSTSPAVTIAASTLISTTTTVVPSSTKNTGQSFSFTATITPGTVGTSAPTGSVQFFDGTTALGTAIVTSNIATLTVGSLSSTVAHTITGTYSGDTNYATSTSSAVTVNAAAGNTASVTTITASPATVTTPGTTVTYTATVAAATASTTVPTGTVAVTLGSTALCTITLTAGTGSCAPIATLASGSNVITASYSGDTTYATSTGSTTVTVSSTAVVGTLTATVTPATGAYNTTAAVTATVAVATGSTIPTGATVSASYSGLTGVYTGVVSAGTATITLPVPPPATYNILVSCVTTTAFSCSNTVNLPFVATQSASTTSLSISPVTVLGGQSFTLTATVAPSPGTTTLTTALPTGTVTFYNNGAAIGSANVNSSGVAIRTTSLAAGATGVYTATYNGDKNYLTSTTASSTNITATKITPSIVFFSNGSPTLQGLNVIFTIQVTNSQAQAGTVPTPSGTVTLYDTATGIPLFIGTATLGSNGVATGIGTFTTTGLFAGPHTVYAVYGGDGNYLPITSSTITVDVSDFQLSFSPQTLSVSRGGSVTTTIAATPIDQFNGTITMSCAPPGDILTTCTIAPATLSGGGSAILTITTTAAGKSIGGVQAALRLTGGTMLSMLFFFAIPRGRRRKLRSAVLVALAVFSLGIASNIGCGNSISTTGTTTTSGGTPLGTAVFTVTAQGQETIGTNRHSYPLQVTVTQ from the coding sequence ATGGCAAATCCGTCCGGCCTTTCCTGCACCCCCGTTGTCGATCGAAGCGAATCGTTTGCCCGTTTTTCCGCAGTCTCCGGCAAGCCGCTCTGGCGTGCCCTTGTCTCCTCCGCACTGGCGCTCGTCGCTACCCTCGCACCGTCCGTCCTGCACGCCCAGCGGGTAACCCTCTCAACCAGCGTGACGCCTCTCGCCAGCGCTGCGAGCGACCAGGCCGTCGTCCCCGACTCCGCGCCGGTCACCCTGACGGTCCGCCTCGCACCTGGGGCCGCCCGCCTCGCCGCCCTCAAACAGCGCCTCGCCGATCAGCTCAATCCAGCCTCCGCGGAATACCACCATTGGCTCACGCCGCAGCAGTTTGCCGCCAGCTTCGGAGCCACAGACGAGCAGGTCGCCGCCGCCACCCAGTGGCTGAACACGCAGGCTCTCTCCGTCTCGGCCGTGTCGGCCGCACATACCACCCTCACCGTCACAGGCCCCGCAGCCCGCGTGGAGTCCGCTTTCGCAGTCTCCCTGCACCAGCTCCAGATCGGCGGAATCGCCTACTACGCCAACGTCTCCCAGCCTTCGCTGCCGGACGATGCCGCCGCGCTGATCGCGGGCGTATCCGGCCTGGACAACCTGCCTCCTGCGCTGACTCTCACCGGCAGCACCGCAACCGACGTCCCGGGCGCGCTGGCAGCGGCGCTCGACGCCAACACGACCCCGATCCTCACGCTCGCCAGCACCGCCTGCGATGCGGATGTGGCCCAGGCCGACCTCGACACCTACACCGCGCTCTTCCAGCAGGCGAACGCCCAGGGCATCACTGTGCTCGCCGCCAGCGCCTGCCCCACCGGCCTCGGTGCCTTCCCCGCCTCGCTCGGCGAGGTGACGGCCATCGCCCTGCCCTCGGCGACCGCCGCCGCCAATCCCGTTCTGGTTGAAGCCCGCCCACCATGGCAGGCCGCTCCGGGACTTCCCGCGGACCAGCTCCGTCACGAGCCCGACCTAACCTCGACCAGCGTCTCCGCCTTTTCCCAGGCTCTCTCCACCATCGCGCTCAGCGCCGGCGGCCGCCTCGGCAACGTGAACGCTACCCTGTACGACCTCGCCCCGATCGCCGGCCTCTACACCCAGACCGACGGCGCCACCGATACCTGGGAGCCCGCCACCGGCCTCGGCCTCGTGGACCTCGATAAGCTCATCCAGGTGTACCCACGCGGAACGGGCAGCAGCTTCACCGGCATCGCCGCCTCGAACTATGCGCCCGTCTACGGCAGCAGCGTCACCTTCACCGGAACCGTCACCTCAGGCACCGGCGGTGCAATCCCAACCGGCACCGTCACCTTCACGACCAGCACAGGCACCACTCTGGGCAGCGGTGCGCTCAACGCAAGCGGCGTGGCGACCTACTCCAACAGCACGCTGCCCACCGGAACCACGACGGTCACGGCCAACTACTCCGGCGATACCACCTACGCCACTTCCAAAAGCCCAACCGCCGCGGTCTTCGTCACGCAGTATCCGCTGGTCCTGACCGCGACCGTCAGCACCGGAACCACGGTCGGCAGCACCTACACCGTCACCGTCAACACCACCACCGGGAACGGAGGGAGCGTCGAGACCATCGGCACCCCGACTGGCACAGTCACGGTCACCCTCTCCGGCACCACCACCAGCTACACCGGCGCGTGGCAGGCGACCGGCCCCAGCACCGCCAGCGCGACGATCAGCATCCCGGCCTCGATCGTCGGCACCTCCAGCCTGCTCATCAGTTGCGCGGGCGACGCCACCTTCTATTGCCCGAATCCCATCACGACCACCGTCACCGTCGGCAAGGCAACGCCCGTCCTGACGTTCTCCTACACGCCCAATCCAGCCGTCTCCGGCGCGGCCATCGCCTTCACGGCATCGCTTCCAGCCGTCGGTACGGCAGCCGTTCCCACCGGCAACGTTCGCTTCTTCGATAACGGCACCCTCATCAACGCTGGCACGCTCGCATCCGGTACGGTCCAGGCCACCGGCACCGACATCACCGCCGCGACCCACACCATCACCGCCACCTACGACGGCGACGCCAACTACGTCACCGTCACGAAGATCGCGACCGGCTCCGGAGTCACCTCCACCGCCGTCACCCCCAGCGCGACCAAGAACACCGGTCAGGCCTTCAGCTTCACCGCCACCATCACACCCGCCGCGCTCATCAGCAGCACCCTTCCCACCGGCTCGGTCATCTTCTACGACGGCACGACGGCGCTCGGCACCGGCACCATCACCGGCACCGCCGCATCGATCAACGTGGCCTCTCTCTCCACCACCGTCGCCCACACCATCACCGCCGTCTACTCCGGCGACGGCCTCTACGCTCCCAGCACCTCGCCCGCCGTCACGATCGCCGCATCCACCCTCATCTCCACCACCACAACGGTCGTCCCCAGTTCGACCAAGAACACCGGCCAGTCCTTCAGCTTCACCGCCACCATCACGCCCGGCACCGTCGGCACCTCCGCCCCCACGGGCTCGGTCCAGTTCTTCGACGGCACCACCGCGCTCGGGACTGCCATCGTCACCTCCAACATCGCGACCCTCACGGTCGGCTCGCTCTCGAGCACCGTAGCCCACACCATCACCGGCACCTACTCCGGCGATACCAACTACGCCACCAGCACCTCCTCCGCCGTCACCGTCAACGCCGCCGCAGGCAATACCGCCAGCGTCACCACCATCACGGCCAGCCCCGCGACGGTCACGACTCCCGGAACGACCGTCACCTACACCGCGACCGTAGCCGCAGCCACGGCCAGCACCACCGTCCCCACCGGCACCGTCGCCGTCACCCTGGGCAGCACGGCGCTCTGCACCATCACACTGACCGCCGGAACCGGCTCCTGCGCGCCCATCGCTACGCTCGCGTCCGGCTCGAACGTCATCACCGCCTCCTACTCGGGCGACACCACCTACGCCACCAGCACCGGCTCCACCACCGTCACCGTCAGCAGCACCGCCGTCGTCGGTACGCTCACCGCGACCGTCACCCCCGCCACCGGAGCCTACAACACCACCGCAGCGGTCACCGCTACCGTCGCCGTAGCCACCGGCTCGACGATTCCCACCGGAGCCACCGTCTCGGCCAGCTACTCCGGCCTCACCGGGGTCTACACCGGCGTGGTCTCCGCCGGAACGGCGACCATCACCCTCCCCGTACCGCCGCCCGCGACCTACAACATCCTCGTCAGTTGCGTCACCACGACCGCCTTCTCCTGCTCCAATACCGTCAACCTCCCCTTCGTCGCCACCCAGAGCGCCAGCACCACAAGCCTGAGCATCAGCCCGGTCACCGTACTCGGCGGACAGAGCTTCACCCTCACTGCCACCGTCGCGCCTTCGCCCGGCACAACGACCCTCACCACCGCACTGCCCACCGGCACCGTCACCTTCTACAACAACGGCGCGGCCATCGGCAGTGCGAACGTCAACAGCTCTGGCGTCGCCATCCGCACCACCTCCCTCGCCGCCGGCGCCACCGGCGTCTACACCGCCACCTACAACGGCGACAAGAACTACCTCACCAGCACCACCGCCTCGTCCACCAATATCACCGCCACCAAGATCACTCCGAGCATCGTCTTCTTCTCGAACGGAAGCCCCACCCTCCAGGGCCTGAACGTCATCTTCACCATCCAGGTGACCAACAGCCAGGCCCAGGCCGGCACCGTTCCCACGCCCTCCGGCACCGTCACCCTCTACGACACCGCGACCGGCATCCCGCTCTTCATCGGTACCGCCACACTCGGCTCGAACGGCGTCGCCACCGGCATCGGCACCTTCACGACCACAGGCCTCTTCGCCGGCCCACACACCGTCTACGCGGTCTACGGCGGCGACGGCAACTACCTGCCCATCACCTCCTCCACCATCACCGTCGACGTCTCCGACTTCCAGCTCTCGTTCTCCCCGCAGACCCTCTCGGTCTCCCGCGGCGGATCCGTCACCACCACCATCGCCGCCACGCCCATCGACCAGTTCAACGGCACCATCACCATGTCCTGCGCGCCCCCGGGAGACATCCTCACCACCTGCACCATCGCCCCGGCGACCCTCTCCGGCGGTGGCTCAGCCATCCTCACCATCACCACCACGGCAGCCGGTAAATCCATCGGCGGAGTCCAGGCCGCGCTGCGCCTCACCGGAGGGACCATGCTCAGCATGCTCTTCTTCTTTGCGATCCCCCGCGGTCGCCGCCGCAAGCTGCGCTCGGCAGTCCTCGTCGCTCTGGCCGTATTCTCCCTGGGCATCGCGTCCAACATCGGCTGCGGCAACTCCATCTCCACCACCGGCACCACGACCACCAGCGGGGGCACCCCGCTCGGCACAGCGGTCTTTACCGTGACCGCTCAGGGCCAGGAGACGATCGGAACCAACCGGCACAGCTACCCGCTCCAGGTCACGGTTACCCAGTAG
- a CDS encoding protease pro-enzyme activation domain-containing protein yields MFDRLKFKASLLSLPAIALLAATSIPNAQAAVQNRITASLATESNTSLEGTVSPRARLAADLGAADPKLALTGMTLRFNLTDAQQAALTELLLEQQQPASANYHKWLTPEQFADQFGLSTSDIAKVTAWLSSQGFTVTGTARSRTFVTFSGTAAQVEQAFGTSIHSLSLDGEKHFANLSNPVLPTALAGVVSGITGLNDFKLVSRVKTRTVAAPAADALHPQFTSSISGNTFVAPGDFYTIYDVNPLLSNNVNGSGITIAVMGQTDISLSDVAAFRTASGLIANVPTVQLYGTDPGTSTNDLTEAQLDVEWSGAAAPSASILYVNSTDVIGTSLTQAIDHNLAPIMTVSYGNCESAWGTASLQSYNLLFQQANAQGITIMGPAGDSGAADCDYQVASATQGLAVDFPASSPYVTAVGGTMFNEGSGSYWAAANNSTYNGSESAISYIPEAVWNESSSSGLAAGGGGISAYFAKPSWQVTGLANDFSRDVPDLALDAAASHDGYLICSAGSCTNGFRNASNNLNVVGGTSVATPNFAGLMALVVQKTGGRVGNANPTIYALANSTYYNSVFHDVTTGTNAVPCTAGSTGCPSGGTIGYTASTGYDLATGWGSVDAYNMVNDWKLVTALGTSAGQTLSTTTVTASAPGATQGTAITITAAVASGVSTPTTTPTGTAQLLVDGTASGSAVALVSGSASFSLTTTSLAAGVHTIAVAYSGDTTYASSKGSVSVDITSASSADFSLTGAASTLTIKAGSSSTVTYTLKSLNNFAGSVTMSATGPSTLNASGGFSVSPVTLTAGSTGTTVFTLQAYVSNATSSTANFKVGANHTTTPPWVVASGGMALASMLLIIVPGRRRRKLSRTAGIFCALLLSITAIGISGCGGSSGLSSVAGTTTNSTPGTYAITITATSGSTSHVTTLTLVVQ; encoded by the coding sequence ATGTTCGATCGTCTCAAGTTCAAGGCCAGTCTCCTCTCGCTTCCGGCCATCGCGCTCCTCGCTGCAACTTCGATTCCCAATGCGCAGGCTGCCGTGCAGAATCGAATTACGGCCTCCCTCGCGACGGAGAGCAATACCTCGCTCGAAGGAACCGTATCCCCCCGTGCGCGTCTGGCCGCCGATCTCGGAGCCGCCGACCCCAAACTCGCGCTCACCGGCATGACCCTCCGCTTCAACCTCACCGACGCCCAGCAGGCCGCGCTCACCGAGCTTCTTCTCGAGCAGCAGCAGCCCGCCTCCGCCAACTACCATAAGTGGCTCACCCCCGAGCAGTTCGCCGACCAGTTCGGCCTCTCCACAAGCGATATCGCCAAGGTCACTGCCTGGCTTTCGAGCCAGGGCTTCACCGTCACCGGCACCGCCCGTAGCCGCACCTTCGTCACCTTCTCCGGAACCGCCGCCCAGGTCGAGCAGGCCTTCGGCACCAGCATCCACAGCCTCTCGCTCGACGGCGAAAAGCACTTCGCCAATCTGTCCAACCCCGTTCTCCCAACCGCCCTCGCAGGCGTCGTCTCCGGCATCACCGGCCTGAACGACTTCAAGCTCGTCTCTCGCGTCAAGACCCGCACCGTAGCCGCCCCCGCGGCAGACGCCCTGCATCCGCAGTTCACCTCCAGCATCTCCGGCAACACCTTCGTCGCGCCCGGCGACTTCTACACCATCTACGACGTCAATCCCCTGCTCTCGAACAACGTCAACGGATCCGGCATCACCATCGCCGTCATGGGCCAGACCGACATCAGCCTCTCCGACGTCGCCGCCTTCCGCACCGCGTCTGGCCTCATCGCCAACGTTCCCACGGTGCAGCTCTATGGCACAGATCCCGGCACCAGCACCAACGACCTCACCGAGGCCCAGCTCGACGTCGAGTGGTCCGGTGCAGCCGCTCCCTCCGCCTCCATCCTCTATGTCAACTCCACCGACGTCATCGGCACATCGCTCACCCAGGCCATCGACCACAACCTCGCTCCCATCATGACCGTCAGCTACGGCAACTGCGAGTCGGCCTGGGGCACCGCAAGTCTGCAGTCCTACAACCTCCTCTTCCAGCAGGCCAACGCCCAGGGCATCACCATCATGGGCCCCGCCGGTGACTCAGGCGCCGCGGACTGCGATTACCAGGTCGCCAGCGCCACCCAGGGTCTCGCCGTCGACTTTCCGGCCAGCTCCCCCTACGTCACCGCCGTCGGTGGGACCATGTTCAATGAAGGCTCCGGCAGCTACTGGGCCGCCGCCAACAACAGCACCTACAACGGCAGTGAATCTGCTATCTCCTACATCCCCGAAGCCGTCTGGAACGAGAGCTCCAGCTCCGGTCTCGCAGCCGGCGGCGGAGGCATCAGCGCCTACTTCGCCAAGCCTTCCTGGCAGGTGACCGGACTCGCCAACGACTTCTCCCGCGATGTCCCCGACCTCGCGCTCGACGCCGCCGCCAGCCACGACGGCTACCTCATCTGCTCCGCTGGATCCTGCACCAACGGCTTCCGCAACGCGTCCAACAATCTCAACGTCGTCGGCGGCACCTCGGTCGCAACCCCCAACTTCGCCGGACTCATGGCCCTCGTCGTCCAGAAGACCGGCGGTCGCGTCGGCAATGCCAACCCGACCATCTACGCGCTGGCGAACAGCACCTACTACAACAGCGTCTTCCACGACGTCACCACCGGCACCAACGCCGTCCCCTGCACCGCCGGCTCCACCGGATGCCCCTCCGGCGGCACCATCGGCTACACCGCCAGCACCGGCTACGATCTCGCCACCGGATGGGGATCGGTCGACGCCTACAACATGGTCAACGACTGGAAGCTGGTCACCGCACTCGGCACCAGCGCCGGACAGACCCTCTCCACCACCACCGTCACCGCCTCCGCTCCCGGCGCAACCCAGGGCACGGCCATCACCATCACCGCCGCCGTCGCCAGCGGCGTCAGCACACCCACCACGACCCCCACCGGCACCGCGCAACTGCTCGTCGACGGCACCGCGAGCGGCTCGGCAGTAGCCCTCGTCTCCGGCTCCGCGTCCTTCTCGCTCACCACAACCAGCCTCGCTGCCGGTGTCCACACCATCGCCGTCGCCTACTCCGGTGACACCACCTACGCCAGCTCCAAAGGCTCCGTCTCGGTCGACATCACCTCAGCCTCATCCGCTGACTTCTCCCTCACCGGAGCGGCAAGCACCCTGACCATCAAGGCCGGCAGCTCTTCCACCGTCACCTACACCCTCAAGTCCCTGAACAACTTTGCCGGCTCCGTCACCATGTCGGCCACCGGGCCCAGCACACTCAACGCAAGCGGAGGCTTCTCCGTGTCGCCCGTCACGCTCACCGCCGGCAGCACCGGCACCACGGTCTTCACGCTGCAGGCCTACGTCTCCAACGCCACCTCCTCCACTGCAAACTTCAAGGTCGGTGCCAACCACACCACGACGCCACCCTGGGTCGTCGCAAGCGGCGGCATGGCGCTCGCCTCCATGCTGCTCATCATCGTCCCGGGCCGCAGACGCCGCAAGCTCAGCCGCACCGCCGGCATCTTCTGCGCGCTTCTGCTCTCCATCACCGCCATCGGCATATCGGGCTGCGGCGGATCCTCCGGCCTGTCGAGCGTCGCCGGCACCACCACCAACAGCACGCCCGGAACCTACGCGATCACCATCACGGCGACCTCCGGTTCCACCTCGCACGTGACCACCCTTACCCTCGTCGTGCAATAA